In a genomic window of Meleagris gallopavo isolate NT-WF06-2002-E0010 breed Aviagen turkey brand Nicholas breeding stock chromosome 1, Turkey_5.1, whole genome shotgun sequence:
- the SEPHS1 gene encoding selenide, water dikinase 1, which produces MSVRETFNPESYELDKSFRLTRFTELKGTGCKVPQDVLQKLLESLQENHFQEDEQFLGAVMPRLGIGMDTCVIPLRHGGLSLVQTTDYIYPIVDDPYMMGRIACANVLSDLYAMGVTECDNMLMLLGVSNKMTDRERDKVMPLIIQGFKDAAEEAGTSVTGGQTVLNPWIVLGGVATTVCQPNEFIMPDNAVPGDVLVLTKPLGTQVAVAVHQWLDIPEKWNKIKLVVTQEDVELAYQEAMMNMARLNRTAAGLMHTFNAHAATDITGFGILGHAQNLAKQQRNEVSFVIHNLPVLAKMAAVSKACGNMFGLMHGTCPETSGGLLICLPREQAARFCAEIKSPKYGEGHQAWIIGIVEKGNRTARIIDKPRIIEVAPQVATQNVNPTPGATS; this is translated from the exons ATGTCTGTTCGAGAGACATTTAACCCAGAGAGCTACGAACTGGACAAGAGCTTCCGCTTGACCCGCTTCACGGAGCTGAAGGGCACAGGCTGCAAAGTGCCTCAGGATGTCTTACAGAAGCTGCTCGAATCTCTACAAGAAAACCATTTTCAGGAAGATGAACAGTTCCTGGGGGCAGTCATGCCCAGGCTGG GAATCGGGATGGACACGTGTGTTATTCCATTAAGACATGGAGGTTTGTCGTTGGTTCAGACAACAGATTATATTTATCCTATTGTGGATGATCCTTATATGATG ggACGGATAGCATGTGCCAATGTCTTAAGTGACCTTTATGCCATGGGGGTCACAGAATGCGACAACatgttgatgctccttggagTCAGCAATAAAATGACAGACAGG GAAAGAGACAAAGTGATGCCACTAATTATCCAGGGTTTCAAAGatgcagcagaagaagcagGAACATCTGTTACTGGTGGCCAAACAGTGTTAAATCCCTGGATTGTTTTAGGAGGAGTGGCCACAACAGTCTGTCAGCCTAATGAATTTATAAT GCCAGACAATGCAGTGCCAGGAGATGTGCTTGTATTAACTAAACCCTTGGGAACACAAGTGGCTGTAGCCGTCCACCAGTGGCTAGATATT CcagaaaaatggaacaaaatcaAACTAGTGGTAACACAGGAAGATGTAGAACTAGCATACCAGGAAGCAATGATGAATATGGCAAGGCTGAATCGAACAG CTGCTGGACTTATGCACACTTTCAATGCACATGCAGCTACGGACATCACAGGATTTGGAATCCTGGGACATGCACAAAACCTTGCCAAGCAGCAGCGAAATGAGGTGTCCTTTGTTATTCATAATCTTCCTGTTCTTGCTAAGATGGCTGCTGTCAGTAAGGCTTGTGGCAATATGTTTGGCCTTATGCATGGGACTTGTCCAGAGACTTCAG gaggTCTCCTTATCTGTTTACCACGAGAACAGGCAGCACGTTTCTGTGCCGAGATCAAGTCTCCAAAATACGGCGAAGGTCACCAAGCATGGATTATTGGCATTGTAGAGAAGGGCAACCGCACGGCCAGAATCATAGACAAACCACGAATCATTGAAGTTGCACCACAGGTGGCCACTCAGAACGTGAACCCGACGCCTGGTGCCACCTCTTAA